The following nucleotide sequence is from Gordonia jinghuaiqii.
ACGTCAGGTTCGGAACGTCGAGCGGCAAGATGTGGCGGTAGAGCAGGAAGTTGCCGTCGGCGTCGGTGAGTCGTTGCTGGATCGCGTCGTCGAAGAACGGGACTTCCTGACGAAAACCGGTGCCGCAGATGACCACATCGGCACGGAGGACCGTGCCGTCGGACAACTCGGCGTACGGCTTGGAGTTCTTCTCCAGGAAGCGCGTGATAGTGCGCCGGCGATGTACGGTGATGGACCCGTCTCGTACGCCTTCATAGAACCCTTCGCTCGCCAGGCTGACCGAGGCCTTGGCGATGGTATGGAACGGCTTCTCCGGTACCAGACCGAGCTTTTCGAGACCGAGCTGGCGGGTGACGACGGCGCCGACGGACTCGGTGAGCCCGTGCGCGATGCGGGAGTTGTTGGCGTGCAGTAGTTTCTCGACGCCGGTCAGCTTCTGGTATGGGAAGAGACCTTCGCCGAATCGGGTGAGTAGGAGGTACTTGTAGTTGAGGATGCCCGCCACCTTTCGCGGGACCTTCCAGAGGAGGTCTCGTGCGATCAGGTCGGTCGACTCGGCGACCTCGGCGACCGCCGCCGCCACGTCGCAGGACGACTTGCCGTACCCGACCATCAGCACATGCCGTCCGGCAACCTCGTCGAGCGAACGCAGATCGCTCGTGCTGATCAGCCGACCACCGGCAGCCTCGAGTTCGGCGACACCCTCGTAGTCCGGTATGACCGGTGTCGAGAAGATGCCGTTGGCCACGACGACGTGATCGAACTGCTCGGTCTCACCGTTTGCGGTGACGAGCCAGCCGTCCTCGTCGGTGGTCGGTGTGACCTTGGTGATCTCGGTGCCCAGGCGGAGACATCCGCCGAGCCCGAACCGCTCGACATAGGTCTCGAGGTACTCCTGAACCTGTTCGCTCGCGAGCCATTGCGGGTAGCGCCGCGGCATCTTGAGTTCGGAGAGATGATAGGTCTGCTTGTTGTTCTGGGTGGTTAGGCCCGGGTAGCGGCGGGTGGAACTCCACACGCCGCCGACGTCGGGGGCCTTCTCGAACACGGTGATCTCGTGGCCCAGAGAGCCGAGCACCTTGGCGCTGGACAGGCCGGCGAAACCGGCGCCGATGATCGCGATCTTCATGTCACTCCATCAACTGGGGAATTGCGGGAACGTATGACTCCGGCCCCATGGCCGAGTAGCCACCGTCTGCTGCCCAGTCGGCGCCGGTGACGACCGAGGCATCGTCGGATGCGAGGAAGACGACGACCTTGCCGATCTCGGCGGGGTCGGCGACACGACGGGTGAGGTGGAACGGCGCCGCGACGCGGTCGGTCTTGGCGCGGTCGCCCTTGGAGAGCTCGTCCATGACCTTCGACCAGGTCCAGCCGGGGTTGACGCTGTTGACGCGGATGCCGTGCTCCGCGAGGTCCATCGCCATCGAACGCGTGAGCTGGGCGACGGCCGCCTTGCTGGCCGGATAGGTCCAGCGTCCGGTCTGGGCGACGTTGCCGGAGACGCTGGAGAAGTTGACGACCGCCGCGTGCGGGCTGCGCGCCAGGTGCTCGAACGCGTGGCGGACGGTCTCGACCATCGAGACGACGTTCACATCGAGCGCGGTGAGCCATTCCGCGCGCGTCGTGTCGAAGCCGTTGTCGAGGTATATCGCAGCGAGGTTGACCACGATGTCGATGCCGCCGTGGCTGTCGGCGACCGTGGCGATCGTCCGGGCGAGTGACTCGTCGTCGGTGATGTCGGTTTCGATGAAAGTGATGGTCGCGGCCTGGGCCGCGGCCTTCTCACCGCCTTCGACGTCGATGTCGGCGACCACGACGGCGGCGCCTGCTGCGGCCAGCTCGGCGACGACGCCGTGACCCAGCAGGGTGGCGCCACCGGTGACAATCGCGGTTCTTCCGGTCAGATCGGGCAAGGGGTCCTCCGGTGTGATGGACGTAACGTTGACTTCGGTGCCGGGAACGCTATTGCCCGACCTCGCGACGCGAAATGCAGAATGCGCGGATTTCGTCCGCAAAGCGCGTGATGATCGGGCAACGCAGCGCTAACCGGTCTGTGATGCCGTCTCGCTGGTCAGCGGGTTGTCGGCTCCGGGTCACGGGGTGGTGACGGTCGATGTCCGTGTTTGACGTACCCTTGCTGGTCAGGGAAGCGTGGCAGAGCGGCCGAATGCACTCGCCTTGAAAGCGAGCGTGGGTAAAACCACCGGGGGTTCAAATCCCTCCGCTTCCGCCAGGTTCGTTGTGTGGCTTCTCGACGAATGCGTACGTGAGGCGTGACACGGCATGCGGCGTCCTAAGATCTTCGCCGTGCAGTACTCGCGTTTCGTGGCCATCGGCGACAGTCAGACAGAGGGGCTGGGAGACCCGCACCCGGAGTACGAGTTCCGCGGCTGGGCCGATCGTCTCGCGGACCGGATGGCGTTGCTCAACCCGGATCTGCGGTACGCGAACCTGGCTGTTCGGGGGAAGCGGACGCGGCAGGTCCTCGAGGATCAGCTCGAGCCGGCGCTCGCACTCGAGCCGGACCTCATCGCCGCACCGCTCGGTATGAACGATGTGATCGGCCGCTCCCGCCTCGACCAGGTCCGCGCCGACCTCGACACGATCTATCGGCAACTCGCGGGTTCAGGTGCCACGGTCATCGTGTCGACCTTCCCGAACATCGTT
It contains:
- a CDS encoding flavin-containing monooxygenase, with product MKIAIIGAGFAGLSSAKVLGSLGHEITVFEKAPDVGGVWSSTRRYPGLTTQNNKQTYHLSELKMPRRYPQWLASEQVQEYLETYVERFGLGGCLRLGTEITKVTPTTDEDGWLVTANGETEQFDHVVVANGIFSTPVIPDYEGVAELEAAGGRLISTSDLRSLDEVAGRHVLMVGYGKSSCDVAAAVAEVAESTDLIARDLLWKVPRKVAGILNYKYLLLTRFGEGLFPYQKLTGVEKLLHANNSRIAHGLTESVGAVVTRQLGLEKLGLVPEKPFHTIAKASVSLASEGFYEGVRDGSITVHRRRTITRFLEKNSKPYAELSDGTVLRADVVICGTGFRQEVPFFDDAIQQRLTDADGNFLLYRHILPLDVPNLTFAGYNSSFFSPLSAEMAAVWTGSYLAGAHKLPTADQMRASTTERIAWMEARTDGHHARGTNVVPFSLHNIDEVLDEAGLNLGKFTRALQWLAPVSPWSYRKVSRKLARRIASLEQPRAD
- a CDS encoding SDR family oxidoreductase, with product MPDLTGRTAIVTGGATLLGHGVVAELAAAGAAVVVADIDVEGGEKAAAQAATITFIETDITDDESLARTIATVADSHGGIDIVVNLAAIYLDNGFDTTRAEWLTALDVNVVSMVETVRHAFEHLARSPHAAVVNFSSVSGNVAQTGRWTYPASKAAVAQLTRSMAMDLAEHGIRVNSVNPGWTWSKVMDELSKGDRAKTDRVAAPFHLTRRVADPAEIGKVVVFLASDDASVVTGADWAADGGYSAMGPESYVPAIPQLME